One genomic segment of Alphaproteobacteria bacterium HT1-32 includes these proteins:
- a CDS encoding TRAP transporter small permease subunit — MMNAIRTLNRRLDKALQMLLAAMFACMIFVVFLQVFSRNVLEVSFIGILDIAQLLFSWSIFLGAAVALRWDTHYNLDLIPAHWHKTNVLLKAFGHSASLVVVYVLAVHGYDFTINSSSQEIPSLQISGLWLFLPIPLGGIAMGLFLIEMIPDEVRQLRAESDARKAASS; from the coding sequence CAACCGCAGGCTCGACAAGGCGCTGCAGATGCTGCTCGCGGCGATGTTTGCCTGCATGATTTTCGTGGTCTTTCTGCAGGTCTTCAGCCGCAATGTGCTGGAGGTGTCGTTCATCGGTATTCTGGATATTGCCCAGTTGCTGTTCTCCTGGAGCATTTTCCTCGGCGCTGCCGTCGCCCTGCGCTGGGATACCCATTACAATCTCGACCTGATCCCGGCTCACTGGCACAAGACCAATGTGCTGCTGAAAGCCTTCGGACATTCCGCGTCACTGGTTGTCGTCTATGTTCTCGCCGTTCATGGCTATGACTTCACCATCAACAGTTCCAGCCAGGAAATCCCATCGTTACAGATCAGTGGCCTGTGGCTGTTTCTGCCGATCCCGCTTGGCGGTATCGCCATGGGCCTGTTCCTGATCGAAATGATTCCTGACGAGGTCCGACAACTGCGCGCCGAAAGCGACGCACGCAAGGCAGCCAGTTCATGA
- a CDS encoding TRAP transporter large permease subunit produces MNPLVLLLSSFFVLIALRVNIGFSLMLSSVIVMLHEDLPLTSVINQMYANIDSFPLLAVPFFMFLGRILNSGGITERLLKVADVTVGHVRGGLGHVNVLVSMVFASLSGSAAADTASVGSILIPAMKKAGYNPAFAVALTAASSTLGVIIPPSIILIIYGAFGNVSIGALFLGGVVPGIVIGLFMMAYTYVLAIRHGYPASGRSSLKEVGVTLLRAAPPLLIPVMVLGGVVGGIFTPTEAAISAVIWALILVFIVYRDVPVRALPEMLAKSAVDFSVPLFTVAAAGIFGWLISYLGAADLVVEFILSVSRDPIAIMLMLIVFLLLIGTVLNPISAVLIFLPIIQALGDIASMNPVHLGVLTTITLSVGLVTPPYGICLLIASQIGEVRVIDAIVAILPIILLVVSVVIISLFLPDLVIGLPKEFMPRIFGLPAG; encoded by the coding sequence ATGAACCCTCTCGTCCTTCTTCTCTCCAGCTTTTTTGTTCTGATCGCGCTGCGGGTCAATATCGGCTTCTCGCTGATGCTGTCCTCGGTCATCGTCATGCTGCATGAAGACCTGCCGCTGACGTCGGTCATTAATCAGATGTACGCCAACATCGATTCCTTTCCGCTGCTGGCCGTCCCCTTCTTCATGTTTCTCGGCCGGATTCTGAATTCCGGCGGTATCACCGAACGCCTGCTGAAGGTTGCTGATGTGACTGTCGGTCATGTCCGTGGCGGGCTCGGCCATGTCAATGTGCTGGTCTCCATGGTTTTCGCCAGCCTGTCAGGTTCGGCGGCTGCGGATACGGCCAGTGTCGGCTCCATCCTGATACCGGCGATGAAGAAAGCCGGTTATAACCCGGCCTTCGCCGTTGCCCTGACCGCCGCCTCATCAACCCTCGGCGTGATCATTCCGCCGAGCATCATCCTGATCATCTATGGTGCTTTCGGGAATGTCTCCATCGGCGCGCTGTTCCTGGGCGGGGTCGTACCGGGAATCGTTATCGGCCTGTTCATGATGGCCTATACCTATGTGCTGGCCATTCGCCATGGCTATCCGGCATCCGGACGGTCATCACTGAAGGAAGTCGGCGTCACGCTGCTGCGTGCTGCCCCGCCCTTGCTGATCCCGGTCATGGTGCTGGGCGGTGTGGTCGGCGGCATCTTCACCCCGACAGAGGCTGCCATCTCTGCGGTCATCTGGGCGCTGATACTGGTTTTCATCGTTTACCGGGATGTCCCGGTCCGTGCCCTGCCGGAAATGCTGGCAAAATCTGCCGTCGATTTCTCGGTGCCCCTGTTCACCGTCGCCGCCGCCGGCATTTTTGGCTGGCTGATTTCCTATCTCGGTGCCGCTGATCTGGTCGTGGAATTCATCCTCTCCGTCTCCCGCGACCCTATTGCCATCATGCTGATGCTGATCGTCTTCCTGCTGTTGATCGGCACGGTCCTGAATCCCATCTCTGCCGTACTGATTTTTCTGCCGATCATTCAGGCCCTTGGCGATATCGCCAGCATGAACCCGGTTCATCTCGGCGTTCTCACGACCATCACCCTGTCCGTCGGACTGGTGACACCGCCCTATGGTATCTGCCTGCTGATCGCCAGCCAGATCGGTGAGGTCAGGGTCATAGACGCCATCGTCGCAATCCTGCCGATCATCCTGCTGGTGGTCTCGGTTGTGATCATTTCCCTCTTCCTTCCCGACCTTGTGATTGGTCTGCCGAAGGAATTCATGCCCCGCATCTTTGGTCTGCCTGCGGGCTGA